The Horticoccus luteus DNA window CGCGCTCGAAACCGCCCTGCGCCTCGAACTCGGCGTCACCGCCTCGCTCGCCGATATCGATTACTCCGGCCGCACCGATCGGTGGATCCTTCGGCAAATCTTCGCGAAATTCGGCTTCGCCGCCGACGACGCCGCGTTCACCCGCTATCTCGATGCTTACATTCGGGCGCTGCCCGCCTCGCTCGTAACCCATCAAAGTCACGTGCTGCCCGGCGTGAGCGAAGCCTTGGAACGCGTGCACACCCACGACCGCTGGGCCCAGGCGCTCCTCACCGGCAACGTCGAGCGCGGCGCCCGCGTGAAACTCGCCCACCACGATCTCGCCCGCTATTTTCCCTTCGGCGCTTTCGCCGACGACTCCGAACTGCGCAACGACCTCGGCCCCGTCGCCTTGCGCCGCGCCCGCGACTTTCACGGCGTCGATTTCCCGGCGCATCGCGTGATCGTCATCGGCGACACGCCGCATGACATCGCCTGCGGACGCATCATCGGTGCGCAAACCGTCGCCGTCGCGACCGGTCTTCATTCGCTGGCTGAGTTGCAATCGCATCAGCCCACGGCTGCCTTCGCCTCGCTCGCCGACCCTGGCTTCGCGGCGTTGCTCAACGCCCTCTGACGGCGTCCGCGCCGGTCATTCGCCGTCACCGCACGCGCTGCTCGATCGCGGATACTCTGCCGTTCGCAAAGACCACCCGCGCCGTATCTTCGCCGCGCGAACCGCCACCCACGGTCACGCCGCCGCCCACTCCGCCGCCACCGGAGTAACTGCCTCCGCCGATGCCGACACTGAAGCGCGGCTTACGGTCCTCGTAGGCCCACACTTCCTCCGCCCCGTCTTTCGTTGTGCGCGTGTATTTCCGCATCGGCTCGCCCATCGCCACCGTCACCTGCTCGGGCGTAAATCCCACATCAATCCGCCCGGCCTCGACCTTTTGCCGCACATCCGCGGGCCACGAATCAAAGGCGGCCCGATGACTGGAAATACGCGTCGAAATACTTGAACAACCCGCCGTCAGCACGACACCGAGAAGGAGAGCCGGGAGAATCCGTTTCATAACTGTGTTTGGGTTTGCGACACGAATTGGCGAACGAGATAACGACAGCCGCCCACCCTCGAAGTTCGCCGCCCCCGCCGTCATCTTTCTCGTATGAAAACGTTTACCATCGCCATCGGATCCGACCACGCCGGCTTCACCTACAAGGAAGCCATCAAGGCGATGCTCCTCGGCGAAGGTCATACCGTGCGCGATCTCGGCACCTACTCCGAAGCTCCCTGCGATTATCCCGACTTCATCCGTCCGGTCGCTGAAGCCGTGGCGCGCGGCGACGTCGAGCGCGGCATCGTCCTCGGTGGTTCAGGCAACGGCGAAGCCATGGTCGCCAACCGCGTGAAAGGCGTCCGCTGCGGCCTCTGCTGGAACGAGCAGGTCGCCATCTGGAACCGCGCGCACAACGACGCCAACTGCCTCTCCCTCGGCCAACGCACCATTTCCGAAGCCGAGGCTCTGCACATTGTGCGCGTCTGGTTGACCACACCTTTCGAAGGCGGCCGGCACATCGCCCGTTTGCAAAAAATCGACGGCATTTGACCACTCTGCCGCGACTTGGCTCGCAGACTGGTTCCACCGTTTGACCCCGCGGGGTTCCCGCGCTCTTTCGCCCTATGCGTATTCCTATTCGCGGGCCGCGCGCACCCGTCGCCTGCGTCGACGCCCCACGGTTCCTCAATCCTCCTTCGCCGCCCTCGCTCCGCGCGGCGACTTTGTGATGACGGCCCTCTCGTCACATCACTACCTCTTCGAGCCCGCCAAATCCTCTGATGCGGCGCCGTTTCTCGTGCTGCACGGCACCGGCGGCACCGAACACGATCTCCTTCCGCTCGTCCGGACGCTCGCGCCCGGCTCCGCCATCCTCTCGCCTCGCGGCAACGTCACCGAACAAGGCGCCGCGCGGTATTTCGCCCGCCTCGCCCCCGGCGTTTTCGATCCCGATGAAATCATCCGGCGCACGCACGAACTCGCCGACTTCGTCCTCGGCGCCGCCGAGCATCACCATCTCGACCTGAGCCGCCTCACCGCGCTCGGGTTTTCCAACGGCGCCAATATCGCGGCCACCCTCCTTCTGCTGCGCCCCGAAACGCTCGGCGCCGCGGTTCTTCTCCGCCCGATGGTCGTGCTCGACCAACCCGCCCCGCCCGGCTCTCTCGCGGGCAAACGCGTCCTCCTCGCCAGCGGCTCCGGCGATTCACTCGTGCCTGTCGACCAGCCTCCGCACCTCGCGGAACTCCTTCGCACCGGCGGCGCGGACGTCGAGATCGCGTGGACGCGGGCCGATCACGGCCTCACCGCCGTCGACTTTTCAGCCGCGCGCGCCTGGCTCGCCCGCGGCTGACCGCAGGCCGAGCGCAAGCGCTCCTTACGCACCTTTGTCCACGGCAAAACGTCCGGGACCCGCGATGAAAATCGTGACGAATCCCGCGAGGTAAATAAACGCCAGCTCACCGCTGCCCGGCCCTGAAGCGATGCGCGTGTTATGCACGGTCACAAACGCCACGCTTAACATGACGATCACCACGAGCGCCGCGAACCGCGTCACCACCCCGAGCGCCAGCAACGCCCCACACACCACCTCCGCGAAAATCGCGAGCCCGAGACTCCATTTCGAGCCGACGCCAAACGGATCGGCAAACGACGACGACATCGTGGAGAACTTCATCACCTTCACCCAGCCGTGGTTCATCACCAGCGTCGCGCCCAGCCAGACCCGCAGCACCAGCAGCGCGAAATCCGGACTCCGGGGAATGTAATTAATTTGGAGGATCTTGAGGAACGATTTCATGCGAAACGAATAAGTTGAAGTTGGCGGATTTTCCGACGGCAGATGTCTCCTTCGGACGCGGTCAACCCAACGACTGGCAACCGCCTGCGCAATCACGATGCGACGAGCACCCGCAAATCTTCCACCAAAGCCTGCCGCGCCGCCTCCCGATCCGCGCCCTTCATCCGCAAAATCGCCGACGGATGCACCGTCGCCATGAACGCCCGCGCCCAGCCCACCGCGAGTAATTTCCCGCGCTCCCGCGTCACGCGAAACGTCCGTCCCATCAATGCTTGCGCCGCCGTCGCGCCCAATGCCACCACCACCTCCGGCTGCACG harbors:
- the rpiB gene encoding ribose 5-phosphate isomerase B, producing MKTFTIAIGSDHAGFTYKEAIKAMLLGEGHTVRDLGTYSEAPCDYPDFIRPVAEAVARGDVERGIVLGGSGNGEAMVANRVKGVRCGLCWNEQVAIWNRAHNDANCLSLGQRTISEAEALHIVRVWLTTPFEGGRHIARLQKIDGI
- a CDS encoding HAD family hydrolase; its protein translation is MGLPTLTPAPGRLFHKPRRSAPPPQLSAPFALAIAVRTPSLVAFMRDALLLWDIDGTLTRSSGAGLHALETALRLELGVTASLADIDYSGRTDRWILRQIFAKFGFAADDAAFTRYLDAYIRALPASLVTHQSHVLPGVSEALERVHTHDRWAQALLTGNVERGARVKLAHHDLARYFPFGAFADDSELRNDLGPVALRRARDFHGVDFPAHRVIVIGDTPHDIACGRIIGAQTVAVATGLHSLAELQSHQPTAAFASLADPGFAALLNAL
- a CDS encoding alpha/beta hydrolase; this encodes MTALSSHHYLFEPAKSSDAAPFLVLHGTGGTEHDLLPLVRTLAPGSAILSPRGNVTEQGAARYFARLAPGVFDPDEIIRRTHELADFVLGAAEHHHLDLSRLTALGFSNGANIAATLLLLRPETLGAAVLLRPMVVLDQPAPPGSLAGKRVLLASGSGDSLVPVDQPPHLAELLRTGGADVEIAWTRADHGLTAVDFSAARAWLARG
- a CDS encoding DoxX family protein; its protein translation is MKSFLKILQINYIPRSPDFALLVLRVWLGATLVMNHGWVKVMKFSTMSSSFADPFGVGSKWSLGLAIFAEVVCGALLALGVVTRFAALVVIVMLSVAFVTVHNTRIASGPGSGELAFIYLAGFVTIFIAGPGRFAVDKGA